A DNA window from Gasterosteus aculeatus chromosome 16, fGasAcu3.hap1.1, whole genome shotgun sequence contains the following coding sequences:
- the LOC120833537 gene encoding LIM domain only protein 7 isoform X2: MSFCRARECNCGQYEMIDTSRTRPCPPIGFCQPTSCIIATKCLQNTPPQVFWSEGPDGKGRGRFQGVRRRRAQQPLCLCVCVCVCVCVCVCRVPTLAQPVGWVVQSSDVDVILPAQRVFLPRPVPQDNLNVFLKACRKLGLKEAQLFHPGDLQDLSTRVTVKHQETDRRLKNVLITIYWLGRRSQCGGFYDGSQLNLKAFEGLLGTALYKALQESSGPKSVSVRDSGFGDSWCAEREEPFQLREEGGGAGGHWRDDSRDSLDSLGSGTQSISSDITLKGSSEGCFSDTEADSFLGMADNKSALSYRRSVTLTPKASSQFNQFLPTKDKASAYVPAPLRKKRAERNEDNRRSWANPTYAEDGATLTRQQQVQESFDGSKSTSDIQVESSIARQARHEELQKYREQIKETEDKWQDDLSKWKNRRRSVNSDIVKKKEEREKIEESTTGSRRSKTFKEMQEERENKRNNSVGGRIGSLSYLDDEDVFDTPVASPRPRTLPARSYTIDTPYYSSESPEPPLREDQPPAAGRAAPPPAAVEALDSPAGSAATTATAPIAPSSPGLPRRSRPPAAPASSHRPVSERSGPVEAAAAVAAVSSSSALKRSPEPRLPLSGPQTEAVAPSSAPLYQQPAQPSSMDAKPPGVSRVPASLPRSYQRADSARLTSVVAPRPFGTQSSRLSSIPRAFTVDDPQKRVNGDAASKKTSVPSRYHQYMTSEDQSQSSSAHSTEGEEEEVEDEDKTESVPSTQSVSPVPAEAPDGPSPAKESSQEDFREKRISLNQKPNSSRDFGFQAAWDSTGARVSSIQPGSPAEMCQLQVGDEVLTVNGHQVAQMSYMDWKSCMEEALQEGSLIMDIRHYGRNNWDRDQPPMPFKSHKTINLTRMDHPMLLGSPEPNPPIASLDFTSRASVEKLPPTEAPAQPAPDVASNGVNGGLREQAVTMRSKDSEPLSLKNLKRRSEFFEKGVSGSHVSALVYLCGEQGGSESAMPDIPVPAITSTSGRWTFDPEEERKRQEKWQKEQERLLQEKYKRDQEKLQEEWLKDQEEVARSLDQQQPESLEVSGRGVGPTSPLSPVGQPTTPTWEEQERKRKEEQERKRKEEQERKRKEEQERQRQAEERRKRDEEELQLRRLQEERERKDREEEERKRREAEEEELRWQKRREEERRRHEALEQQRRERERAVVEQQQQQQTKSKSSPQLDAEENPQKKGASVRPGGMVHQLLEEQARSAGHKEARSQRAASELEVERRNILNAMRYREPERVAGSGLGERKGQLSASQAELERQQILNEMKKKTPLLRDKSWIRQCAPTTNESNVPPMRRGESLDNLDASYNSWRSSWTPRSNSHGQSHARPNSALSGSTSLYGWGASGAQRPGSSTLTSASSMGSLRAGAGTPTAPWSRQSASPSPEPEAGPHQQHNRSVSGRKICTFCDTPLGKGAAMIIESLGLCYHLGCFKCIDCKCDLGGSAAGAEVRIRNKQLYCNTCYMQFKAGQPTTM, translated from the exons ATGTCTTTTTGTCGCGCACGCGAATGCAACTGTGGGCAGTATGAAATGATTGACACGTCGAGGACACGCCCATGTCCTCCCATCGGTTTCTGTCAGCCGACCTCTTGTATCATAGCAACCAAATGTCTCCAAAATACTCCACCGCAGGTATTCTGGAGTGAAGGGCCTGACGGGAAGGGGAGGGGACGGTTTCAGGgtgtgaggagaaggagagcgcAGCAGCCattgtgcctctgtgtgtgtgtgtgtgtgtgtgtgtgtgtgtgtgtgtgtcgggttcCCACACTGGCACAGCCGGTTGGGTGGGTCGTGCAGAGCTCTGACGTTGATGTCATCCTTCCTGCCCAGAGGGTGTTCCTACCCCGACCCGTCCCACAG GACAACCTCAACGTCTTCCTCAAAGCCTGCCGGAAGCTGGGACTAAAGGAGGCGCAGCTCTTCCACCCCGGAGATCTCCAGGACTTATCCACGAGGGTCACAGTCAA GCATCAAGAGACCGACAGGAGGCTGAAAAAT GTGCTGATCACCATTTACTGGCTTGGTAGAAGATCTCAGTGTGGCGGTTTCTATGACGGGTCCCAGCTGAATTTGAAGGCGTTCGAGGGCTTACTGGGCACTGCACTATACAAG GCTCTGCAGGAATCGTCCGGTCCAAAAAGCGTCAGCGTCAGAGACAGCGGTTTTGGAGACAGCTGGTGCGCAGAGCGAGAGGAGCCCTTCCagctgagagaggagggaggaggggcaggaggtCACTGGAGAGACGACTCCCGGGACAGCTTGGACTCCTTGGGCTCCGGAACCCAGAGCATCTCCTCTGACATCACTCTCAAAGGCAGCAGCGAGG GTTGTTTCAGCGACACCGAGGCCGACTCCTTCCTCGGCATGGCCGACAACAAGAGCGCTCTCAGCTACCGCCGGTCAGTAACCCTCACGCCAAAGGCCAGCTCCCAGTTTAACCAGTTCCTGCCCACCAAAGACAAAGCCTCGGCCTACGTGCCCGCTCCACTGAGGAAGAAACGGGCTGAGCGCAATGAGGACAACCGCCGCAGCTGGGCCAACCCCACCTACGCCGAGGACGGAGCCACGCTCACCAG ACAGCAGCAAGTGCAAGAGAGTTTCGACGG gAGTAAATCCACGAGCGACATCCAGGTGGAGTCCAGCATCGCCCGGCAGGCCCGCcacgaggagctgcagaagtACCGCGAGCAGATAAAGGAAACTGAGGATAAGTGGCAGGAT GACCTGAGCAAGTGGAAGAACCGGCGCAGGAGTGTCAACTCTGATAtagtgaagaagaaagaggagagggagaagatagAGGAGAGCACGACCGGCAGCAGAAGGTCCAAGACCTTCAAGGAGATGCAAGAAGAGAG ggaaaataaaagaaacaacagcgTTGGCGGTCGCATTGGATCTCTGTCTTACCTGGACGACGAGGACGTATTTGACACGCCGGTGGCTTCCCCTCGTCCCCGGACCCTCCCCGCCAGGAGCTACACCATTGACACTCCCTACTATTCTTCCGAGTCCCCCGAGCCTCCTCTGAGAGAGGACCAACCCCCAGCTGCTGGCAGGGCCGCTCCCCCTCCCGCCGCAGTCGAGGCTCTGGACAGTCCTGCCGGCAGCGCCGCCACTACCGCCACCGCCCCCATCGCCCCCAGCAGCCCCGGCCTCCCCCGCAGGTCCCGGCCTCCGGCGGCACCGGCGAGTTCTCATCGCCCAGTCTCAGAGCGCAGCGGCCCGgtcgaggcggcggcggcggtggccgCCGTCTCGTCTTCAAGCGCCCTGAAAAGGTCGCCCGAGCCGAGGCTCCCGCTGTCGGGCCCACAGACGGAGGCGGTGgccccctcctctgctcccctgtACCAGCAACCAGCACAGCCCAGCTCAATGGACGCCAAGCCTCCCGGGGTGTCTCGGgttcccgcctccctccccaggAGCTACCAGAGAGCAGATAGCGCTCGTCTGACCTCGGTTGTCGCGCCGCGGCCCTTCGGGACCCAGTCGTCACGCCTCAGCTCTATTCCCCGGGCCTTTACA GTGGATGACCCGCAAAAGCGCGTCAACGGCGACGCGGCTTCCAAGAAGACATCGGTGCCGAGCCGCTATCACCAGTACATGACCTCGGAGGATCAGTCTCAGTCCAGCTCGGCCCACAGCaccgagggagaggaagaggaggtggaggacgaggacaagACGGAGAGCGTCCCCTCCACTCAGAGCGTCTCCCCCGTGCCGGCCGAAGCCCCGGACGGTCCTTCTCCAGCCAAAGAGAGCAGCCAG GAGGACTTCCGCGAGAAGCGGATCAGCCTGAACCAGAAGCCCAACAGCAGCAGAGACTTTGGCTTCCAGGCGGCCTGGGACTCGACGGGAGCTCGCGTCTCGTCCATCCAGCCAG GAAGCCCGGCAGAAATGTGCCAGCTTCAGGTCGGGGACGAGGTGCTGACGGTGAACGGGCACCAGGTGGCACAAATGAGCTACATGGACTGGAAGTCCTGCATGGAGGAGGCCCTGCAGGAGGGCAGTCTGATTATGGATATACGCCATTACGGCAGGAACA ACTGGGACAGAGACCAACCTCCCATGCCATTTAAAAGCCATAAGACCATCAATCTGACCCGTATGGATCATCCGATGCTTCTAGGTTCCCCCGAGCCCAACCCCCCCATCGCCAGCCTGGATTTCACCTCACGCGCCTCCGTGGAGAAGCTGCCTCCCACAGAGGCCCCCGCCCAGCCAGCCCCC gacgTAGCTTCAAACGGCGTAAATGGAGGTTTGCGTGAGCAGGCGGTGACCATGAGGAGCAAAG ACTCAGAACCCTTATCTTTGAAAAACTTAAAACGGAGGTCAGAGTTTTTTGAAAAag GTGTCTCGGGGTCCCATGTCAGTGCGCTGGTCTACCTCTGTGGTGAACAGG GAGGATCCGAGTCTGCAATGCCAGAT ATTCCCGTCCCTGCGATCACGTCAACCTCCGGCCGCTGGACTTTCGACCCAGAAGAGGAGCGCAAAAGACAAGAGAAATggcagaaggagcaggagcgcCTTCTACAG GAGAAATATAAGCGCGACCAGGAGAAGTTACAGGAGGAGTGGCTGAAGGATCAGGAGGAGGTTGCCAGGAGTCTGGACCAACAACAG CCAGAGAGCTTGGAGGTGAGCGGGCGTGGCGTCGGCCCAacgtcccccctctctcccgtcGGCCAGCCCACCACTCCTAcgtgggaggagcaggagagaaagcggaaggaggagcaggagagaaagcggaaggaggagcaggagagaaagcggaaggaggagcaggagcgcCAAAggcaggcggaggagaggaggaagagggatgaggaggagctccagctgcggcggctgcaggaggagagggagaggaaggacagggaggaggaggagaggaagaggagggaggcggaggaggaggagctgaggtggcagaagaggagggaggaggagaggagacggcaTGAAGCTTTGGAGCAGCAGCGCAGGGAGCGTGAGAGAGCcgtggtggagcagcagcagcagcagca GACAAAATCTAAATCCTCCCCCCAGCTTGATGCAGAGGAAAACCCTCAGAAAAAAG GCGCGTCTGTGAGGCCGGGGGGCATGGTtcaccagctgctggaggagcaggcgAGGAGCGCCGGCCACAAAGAGGCCCGGAGTCAGCGGGCGGCGTCcgagctggaggtggagaggaggaacaTCCTCAACGCCATGAGATACAGAGAGCCGGAGAGAG TGGCGGGCAGCGGGCTGGGAGAGAGGAAGGGTCAGCTGTCGGCCTCGCAGGCGGAGCTGGAGCGCCAGCAGATCCTGAacgagatgaagaagaagacccCGCTGCTGAGGGACAAAAGCTGGATCCGCCAGTGCGCCCCCACCACCAACGAGTCCAACGTGCCGCCCATGCGCAG AGGTGAGTCCCTCGACAACTTGGACGCCTCCTACAACTCGTGGCGCTCGTCCTGGACGCCCAGAAGCAACTCTCACGGCCAAAGCCACGCTCGGCCTAACTCGGCGCTCTCCGGCAGCACTTCCCTTTACGGCTGGGGGGCGTCGGGGGCCCAGCGGCCCGgctcctccaccctgacgtccGCCTCCTCCATGGGCTCCCTGCGCGCCGGGGCGGGAACCCCCACTGCCCCATGGTCCCGGCAGTCAGCGTCCCCCTCCCCAGAGCCGGAGGCAGGCCCCCACCAGCAACACAACAG GTCAGTGAGTGGCAGGAAAATCTGTACGTTCTGTGACACCCCGCTGGGAAAGGGAGCGGCCATGATCATCGAGTCCCTCGGGCTCTGTTATCATTTGGGCTGCTTTAAG TGCATCGACTGCAAGTGTGACCTCGGAGGGTCGGCAGCCGGCGCCGAGGTCAGAATACGAAACAAGCAGCTCTACTGTAACACCTGCTACATGCAATTCAAAG ctggccAGCCAACCACTATGTGA
- the LOC120833537 gene encoding LIM domain only protein 7 isoform X13 — MLIGQDTDDGNTPTKTGSAVTKKRFWSDDFRSALENGVLLCDLINKIKPGLIRRVNRLPTPIAGLDNLNVFLKACRKLGLKEAQLFHPGDLQDLSTRVTVKHQETDRRLKNVLITIYWLGRRSQCGGFYDGSQLNLKAFEGLLGTALYKALQESSGPKSVSVRDSGFGDSWCAEREEPFQLREEGGGAGGHWRDDSRDSLDSLGSGTQSISSDITLKGSSEGCFSDTEADSFLGMADNKSALSYRRSVTLTPKASSQFNQFLPTKDKASAYVPAPLRKKRAERNEDNRRSWANPTYAEDGATLTRQQQVQESFDGSKSTSDIQVESSIARQARHEELQKYREQIKETEDKWQDDLSKWKNRRRSVNSDIVKKKEEREKIEESTTGSRRSKTFKEMQEERENKRNNSVGGRIGSLSYLDDEDVFDTPVASPRPRTLPARSYTIDTPYYSSESPEPPLREDQPPAAGRAAPPPAAVEALDSPAGSAATTATAPIAPSSPGLPRRSRPPAAPASSHRPVSERSGPVEAAAAVAAVSSSSALKRSPEPRLPLSGPQTEAVAPSSAPLYQQPAQPSSMDAKPPGVSRVPASLPRSYQRADSARLTSVVAPRPFGTQSSRLSSIPRAFTVDDPQKRVNGDAASKKTSVPSRYHQYMTSEDQSQSSSAHSTEGEEEEVEDEDKTESVPSTQSVSPVPAEAPDGPSPAKESSQEDFREKRISLNQKPNSSRDFGFQAAWDSTGARVSSIQPGSPAEMCQLQVGDEVLTVNGHQVAQMSYMDWKSCMEEALQEGSLIMDIRHYGRNNWDRDQPPMPFKSHKTINLTRMDHPMLLGSPEPNPPIASLDFTSRASVEKLPPTEAPAQPAPDVASNGVNGGLREQAVTMRSKDSEPLSLKNLKRRSEFFEKGVSGSHVSALVYLCGEQGGSESAMPDIPVPAITSTSGRWTFDPEEERKRQEKWQKEQERLLQEKYKRDQEKLQEEWLKDQEEVARSLDQQQPESLEVSGRGVGPTSPLSPVGQPTTPTWEEQERKRKEEQERKRKEEQERKRKEEQERQRQAEERRKRDEEELQLRRLQEERERKDREEEERKRREAEEEELRWQKRREEERRRHEALEQQRRERERAVVEQQQQQQWTKSKSSPQLDAEENPQKKGASVRPGGMVHQLLEEQARSAGHKEARSQRAASELEVERRNILNAMRYREPERVAGSGLGERKGQLSASQAELERQQILNEMKKKTPLLRDKSWIRQCAPTTNESNVPPMRRGESLDNLDASYNSWRSSWTPRSNSHGQSHARPNSALSGSTSLYGWGASGAQRPGSSTLTSASSMGSLRAGAGTPTAPWSRQSASPSPEPEAGPHQQHNRSVSGRKICTFCDTPLGKGAAMIIESLGLCYHLGCFKCIDCKCDLGGSAAGAEVRIRNKQLYCNTCYMQFKAGQPTTM, encoded by the exons GACAACCTCAACGTCTTCCTCAAAGCCTGCCGGAAGCTGGGACTAAAGGAGGCGCAGCTCTTCCACCCCGGAGATCTCCAGGACTTATCCACGAGGGTCACAGTCAA GCATCAAGAGACCGACAGGAGGCTGAAAAAT GTGCTGATCACCATTTACTGGCTTGGTAGAAGATCTCAGTGTGGCGGTTTCTATGACGGGTCCCAGCTGAATTTGAAGGCGTTCGAGGGCTTACTGGGCACTGCACTATACAAG GCTCTGCAGGAATCGTCCGGTCCAAAAAGCGTCAGCGTCAGAGACAGCGGTTTTGGAGACAGCTGGTGCGCAGAGCGAGAGGAGCCCTTCCagctgagagaggagggaggaggggcaggaggtCACTGGAGAGACGACTCCCGGGACAGCTTGGACTCCTTGGGCTCCGGAACCCAGAGCATCTCCTCTGACATCACTCTCAAAGGCAGCAGCGAGG GTTGTTTCAGCGACACCGAGGCCGACTCCTTCCTCGGCATGGCCGACAACAAGAGCGCTCTCAGCTACCGCCGGTCAGTAACCCTCACGCCAAAGGCCAGCTCCCAGTTTAACCAGTTCCTGCCCACCAAAGACAAAGCCTCGGCCTACGTGCCCGCTCCACTGAGGAAGAAACGGGCTGAGCGCAATGAGGACAACCGCCGCAGCTGGGCCAACCCCACCTACGCCGAGGACGGAGCCACGCTCACCAG ACAGCAGCAAGTGCAAGAGAGTTTCGACGG gAGTAAATCCACGAGCGACATCCAGGTGGAGTCCAGCATCGCCCGGCAGGCCCGCcacgaggagctgcagaagtACCGCGAGCAGATAAAGGAAACTGAGGATAAGTGGCAGGAT GACCTGAGCAAGTGGAAGAACCGGCGCAGGAGTGTCAACTCTGATAtagtgaagaagaaagaggagagggagaagatagAGGAGAGCACGACCGGCAGCAGAAGGTCCAAGACCTTCAAGGAGATGCAAGAAGAGAG ggaaaataaaagaaacaacagcgTTGGCGGTCGCATTGGATCTCTGTCTTACCTGGACGACGAGGACGTATTTGACACGCCGGTGGCTTCCCCTCGTCCCCGGACCCTCCCCGCCAGGAGCTACACCATTGACACTCCCTACTATTCTTCCGAGTCCCCCGAGCCTCCTCTGAGAGAGGACCAACCCCCAGCTGCTGGCAGGGCCGCTCCCCCTCCCGCCGCAGTCGAGGCTCTGGACAGTCCTGCCGGCAGCGCCGCCACTACCGCCACCGCCCCCATCGCCCCCAGCAGCCCCGGCCTCCCCCGCAGGTCCCGGCCTCCGGCGGCACCGGCGAGTTCTCATCGCCCAGTCTCAGAGCGCAGCGGCCCGgtcgaggcggcggcggcggtggccgCCGTCTCGTCTTCAAGCGCCCTGAAAAGGTCGCCCGAGCCGAGGCTCCCGCTGTCGGGCCCACAGACGGAGGCGGTGgccccctcctctgctcccctgtACCAGCAACCAGCACAGCCCAGCTCAATGGACGCCAAGCCTCCCGGGGTGTCTCGGgttcccgcctccctccccaggAGCTACCAGAGAGCAGATAGCGCTCGTCTGACCTCGGTTGTCGCGCCGCGGCCCTTCGGGACCCAGTCGTCACGCCTCAGCTCTATTCCCCGGGCCTTTACA GTGGATGACCCGCAAAAGCGCGTCAACGGCGACGCGGCTTCCAAGAAGACATCGGTGCCGAGCCGCTATCACCAGTACATGACCTCGGAGGATCAGTCTCAGTCCAGCTCGGCCCACAGCaccgagggagaggaagaggaggtggaggacgaggacaagACGGAGAGCGTCCCCTCCACTCAGAGCGTCTCCCCCGTGCCGGCCGAAGCCCCGGACGGTCCTTCTCCAGCCAAAGAGAGCAGCCAG GAGGACTTCCGCGAGAAGCGGATCAGCCTGAACCAGAAGCCCAACAGCAGCAGAGACTTTGGCTTCCAGGCGGCCTGGGACTCGACGGGAGCTCGCGTCTCGTCCATCCAGCCAG GAAGCCCGGCAGAAATGTGCCAGCTTCAGGTCGGGGACGAGGTGCTGACGGTGAACGGGCACCAGGTGGCACAAATGAGCTACATGGACTGGAAGTCCTGCATGGAGGAGGCCCTGCAGGAGGGCAGTCTGATTATGGATATACGCCATTACGGCAGGAACA ACTGGGACAGAGACCAACCTCCCATGCCATTTAAAAGCCATAAGACCATCAATCTGACCCGTATGGATCATCCGATGCTTCTAGGTTCCCCCGAGCCCAACCCCCCCATCGCCAGCCTGGATTTCACCTCACGCGCCTCCGTGGAGAAGCTGCCTCCCACAGAGGCCCCCGCCCAGCCAGCCCCC gacgTAGCTTCAAACGGCGTAAATGGAGGTTTGCGTGAGCAGGCGGTGACCATGAGGAGCAAAG ACTCAGAACCCTTATCTTTGAAAAACTTAAAACGGAGGTCAGAGTTTTTTGAAAAag GTGTCTCGGGGTCCCATGTCAGTGCGCTGGTCTACCTCTGTGGTGAACAGG GAGGATCCGAGTCTGCAATGCCAGAT ATTCCCGTCCCTGCGATCACGTCAACCTCCGGCCGCTGGACTTTCGACCCAGAAGAGGAGCGCAAAAGACAAGAGAAATggcagaaggagcaggagcgcCTTCTACAG GAGAAATATAAGCGCGACCAGGAGAAGTTACAGGAGGAGTGGCTGAAGGATCAGGAGGAGGTTGCCAGGAGTCTGGACCAACAACAG CCAGAGAGCTTGGAGGTGAGCGGGCGTGGCGTCGGCCCAacgtcccccctctctcccgtcGGCCAGCCCACCACTCCTAcgtgggaggagcaggagagaaagcggaaggaggagcaggagagaaagcggaaggaggagcaggagagaaagcggaaggaggagcaggagcgcCAAAggcaggcggaggagaggaggaagagggatgaggaggagctccagctgcggcggctgcaggaggagagggagaggaaggacagggaggaggaggagaggaagaggagggaggcggaggaggaggagctgaggtggcagaagaggagggaggaggagaggagacggcaTGAAGCTTTGGAGCAGCAGCGCAGGGAGCGTGAGAGAGCcgtggtggagcagcagcagcagcagcagtg GACAAAATCTAAATCCTCCCCCCAGCTTGATGCAGAGGAAAACCCTCAGAAAAAAG GCGCGTCTGTGAGGCCGGGGGGCATGGTtcaccagctgctggaggagcaggcgAGGAGCGCCGGCCACAAAGAGGCCCGGAGTCAGCGGGCGGCGTCcgagctggaggtggagaggaggaacaTCCTCAACGCCATGAGATACAGAGAGCCGGAGAGAG TGGCGGGCAGCGGGCTGGGAGAGAGGAAGGGTCAGCTGTCGGCCTCGCAGGCGGAGCTGGAGCGCCAGCAGATCCTGAacgagatgaagaagaagacccCGCTGCTGAGGGACAAAAGCTGGATCCGCCAGTGCGCCCCCACCACCAACGAGTCCAACGTGCCGCCCATGCGCAG AGGTGAGTCCCTCGACAACTTGGACGCCTCCTACAACTCGTGGCGCTCGTCCTGGACGCCCAGAAGCAACTCTCACGGCCAAAGCCACGCTCGGCCTAACTCGGCGCTCTCCGGCAGCACTTCCCTTTACGGCTGGGGGGCGTCGGGGGCCCAGCGGCCCGgctcctccaccctgacgtccGCCTCCTCCATGGGCTCCCTGCGCGCCGGGGCGGGAACCCCCACTGCCCCATGGTCCCGGCAGTCAGCGTCCCCCTCCCCAGAGCCGGAGGCAGGCCCCCACCAGCAACACAACAG GTCAGTGAGTGGCAGGAAAATCTGTACGTTCTGTGACACCCCGCTGGGAAAGGGAGCGGCCATGATCATCGAGTCCCTCGGGCTCTGTTATCATTTGGGCTGCTTTAAG TGCATCGACTGCAAGTGTGACCTCGGAGGGTCGGCAGCCGGCGCCGAGGTCAGAATACGAAACAAGCAGCTCTACTGTAACACCTGCTACATGCAATTCAAAG ctggccAGCCAACCACTATGTGA